The region TATACAATAGGGATTATTTGGTTTTACTTAAAAGCATTTTTAAAATCAAAATCCCTACACCCACATCGATCATTGCATCAGCGAAGTTAAATACTGCAAACTCAAAACCATAGTGCCAATAAATATAATCGACAACCCCTCCGTGAATGAATCTATCCAAAATATTTGAAAACCCAGCGCCAAATATAATCCCAAAAACATAATCATTGCGGATAAAAAACTCCCTTTGGCGTATAAGCAAAAATCCCATCAAGACGACTAAAAAAATCTGCAGATACTTCAGCCAATCACCCAAAAAACTAAGCATCGAAAAAGCTACGCCTCGATTAAAAACAAGAATGATTGAAAGTGCCTCACTCTCCCAGCGCAAACCTCCCAATATTAAATATTTTATCCATTGATCAAGGGCAAAAACCAAAATAAATCCAAAACCAAAAATCAAAAAAGACTTTTTCAATTGCTTATTTAACAAAGTTTTTCCTTTAAAAACTCACTCAAATCTTTTATCATCGCCTCAAGCAGAGCTTTATCCTTTCCTTCCAATAAAATTCTAAGCTTATTTTCGGTGCCAGAATACCGTACTAAATGCCTGATGCCGGCATTTTGTATTTCTTTTAGATATTCTTGATAGCCCTGCAAAGATTCAAGCGGCTTTTTTTGTTCGATTGAAAGATTGATGAGTTTTTGGGGATAAAGTTCAAAAGGATTTAAAATCTCTGCACTTTTCTTTTTACTTTTTGTCATCAATGCCATTACCTGAAGGGCACTCACCAAACCATCTCCGGTTTTTGCATAGTCGCCAAAGATAATATGTCCGCTTTGCTCACCTCCAAAATTCACGTTATTTTTTTGCATTTCATCACACACGTATTTATCACCCACATTACACCGAATTAAATCAATTTTATGTTCCTTAAAATACTCTTCCAAGGCCAAATTACTCATCACAGTAGCGACAACTTTATTATTGCTCAACCTGCCTAAAGATTGTTGATAAATACCCAATGCACCAATAAGCTTATCCCCATCAACAGCATTTCCTTTATTGTCAATTACCACCAATCGGTCAGCATCACCATCAAGTGCAAAACCGATATCGGCGCGATAACGCTTTACCTCATCACTGAGTGCAAGAGGATGCATAGCTCCACATTGTGCGTTGATATTGTAGCCGTTGGGTTCATCATTAATCACAACTACATCAGCCCCCAGTTCCTCAAATACGGTAGGAGCTACCTTGTAGCCCGCACCATTAGCCGTATCGACAACCACACGAATGCCCTGCAAATTTAAATCCTTTGGAAAAGAGTTTTTTAAATGCATAATATAACGTCCCACCACGTCATCAATGCGTTTGGAGCTTCCTATTTCAGATCCGGTTTTGTAACTGCGTGCAATCAGTGCATCATCATAAAATAATTTTTCAATTTCAATTTCAGCTTTTTCGCCCAATTTATAACCAAAACGATCAAAAAACTTGATACCGTTATCTTCATAAGGGTTATGACTCGCACTGATCATTATTCCGGCATCACAACGCATATCTTCAGTCAAAAATGCAACTGCAGGAGTTGGCATTGGACCGACTTGAATCACATCATAACCTACTGACGTAAGGGCACTTACCAAAGCATTTTCTATCATATAGCCACTTCGTCTAGTATCTTTACCCACTAAAATCTTGTTGGTAATCGAATGTTTTCGAAAATACAATCCCGCCGCTGCACCCAATTTAATCACAAGCATTGGAGTAATATCTACGCCGGCTCTACCCCTCACACCATCGGTTCCAAAAATTTTCATTGCAACATCTCCAAATTTAAACTGCATTTAATTAAAACTTAGGCATAATTTTGCCTTAAGAAAAATTATAAAAGGATTAACCAAGACAATGGCGAATCATAAATCTGCGGAAAAAAGAATCAGACAAACCGAAAAAAGAACAGAGAGAAATAGATATTACAGAACGCGAATCAAAAATATTATCAAAGCGGTCAGAGAAGCAGTCAGTGCTAATGATATTGCAAAAGCTCAAGAAAGTCTCAAAGTAGCTAACAAAGAACTTCATAAATTTGTCACTAAGGGCATTATCAAGAAAAATACCGCTTCTAGAAGAGTTTCTAGATTAAACGCTTCTGTAAAAAAAATCGCTTTTAAAGTAGCTTAAGCCCATATTTGGCTTTAGCCCATTAGTATCCAAATATTTTATTTAAGAATACTCTATGCTCGTTCAAAAACTTACCCCAATTATTCAGCGTTATGATGAAATTTCTACTCTGTTGCTTGATCCTGAAATCATTAAGGATATCAAAAAATTAACTACCTTCAGTAAAGAACAAAGCGATATTGAAGAAGTTACCCAAACAGCAAAAAAATATATCAGCACTCTAGAATCCATCAAAGAAAACAAACTCTTACTTGAAGACAAAGAGCTTAATGAGCTTGCCAAAGAAGAACTTAAAAGTTTAGAAACAGAAAAAAATTCTCTTGAATTACAAATAAAAACACTCCTTATACCCAAAGATCCTAATGACAATAAAAATATTTATTTGGAATTGCGAGCTGGAACTGGGGGAGATGAAGCGGGTATTTTTGTCGGCGATCTTTTTCGAGCCTACTGCCGCTATTCAGATCTTAAAAAATGGAAAGTAGAAATCATCAGTTCAAGTGAAAACAATTTCGGAGGGTATAAAGAAATCATCGCCCTGATAAAAGGAGGAGGCGCTTACTCCAGACTCAAATATGAAGCAGGCACGCACAGGGTTCAGAGAGTTCCTGAAACAGAATCTCAAGGAAGAATTCATACTTCAGCCATTACCGTAGCCATTATGCCTGAAGTGGATGATGTTGAAATTACACTCAATCCAAACGATCTTAAAGTAGAAGTTTTTCGTGCTGGGGGACATGGCGGACAATGTGTCAATACTACAGATTCTGCAGTCCGCATTACGCACATTCCCACAGGTATCAGCGTCTCAATGCAAGATGAAAAATCGCAACATAAAAATAAAGATAAAGCGATGAAAATCCTTAAAGCTAGAATTTATGAAGCGCAATTAGAAGAACAAAAAATGCAGAATTCAGAAACTAGAAAATCTCAGGTTGGCAGTGGGGATCGAAGCGAAAGAATCAGAACTTACAATTATCCTCAAAATAGACTGACTGATCACCGTATCGGGGTTACCCTGTATAGTTTAGAAGAAATAATGCTAACAGGTAATTTGGATACAATCATTGATCCTCTCATTGCTCATACCCAAAGCGAAGCAATGGGGAGCATTGAGCAATAAATTATTCAAAGATCACTGAAGCAGGATTAATATCGGTTCCATAAATTGGAGCAAGTGTAGCATCATAAGCCTGTTTCATAAAACCTTCTTTTGTTAGCACCTTAATTTCCTCATTGAGCCAATCCAAAAGATCTTTATCTCCTTTTTTTACAGCTGGAGCAATTACATCTTGATCTCCAAGAGAGGAAATTGAAACCACAAATCCCGGATTTTCCTTTGCCCAAGCAAAAAGAAGCGTATTGTCGTGAGCCAAAGCATTTGCTCTTCCATTTTTTAAGGCTAAAAATGCTTCGGTATTCTGATCATATTTAAGCAAATTAATCTCTGGATAGTTTTTAGAAAAATAAAAATCGGCAGTGGTTCCTTTATTCACAATCAATTGTTTGCCCTTGAGTTCATCGACATTTTTAATTTTTCCATTTTTTGAAACCACTCCAAGAGCGACTTTCATATAAGGAGTTGCGAAATCTACGACTTCTTCACGTTCTTTGGTCTTTGTGAAATTTGCCATAATGATATCAACCTTACCTGATTTGAGAAACTCTACCCTAGCTGCAGCTTCGACAGGAATAAATTCGATTTTTTTTTCATCTCCAAGCAAATCTTTCGCCAATCTCTTTGCAATATAAACATCAAAGCCTTCATATTGTCCTTGTGTATTTACAAAACCAAAAGGCGGTTTATCACTAAATACACCTACTCGAAGCACGCCTCTTTCTTTGATTTTTGCAATAGAATCTTTTTCTTTTTCTGAAGAATTTGAACATGCATTGATCAACAATGCAGCAGCTAACATTAAACCAAAAACAGAAAATGCTTTATAAAATTTCATTATTTTTCCTTCAATAAATTTGAATCTCTACATTAACACAAAAATTTTAAAAACCACCCAAAAAATCAAAAATATCAAGAAATTTTTTTGCTCGCTCTGATTTTGGGGAACAAAAAAACTCCTCAGGAGTGTTTTCTTCAACCACAACCCCCTGATCAAAAAAAACAATCCTATCAGCAACAGCCCTAGCAAATTTCATTTCATGGGTTACAATAATCATACTCATCCCCTCTTTAGCAAGCTCCAAAATAACTTCTAAAACTTCTTTAACCATTTCAGGATCTAAAGAAGCAGTCACTTCATCAAAAAGCATTATTTCAGGATTCATACACAATGCTCGCACAATTGCAACCCGTTGTTTCTGTCCTCCGCTAAGTTCCTTAGGATAAGCATCTTTCTTGCTTTCAAGCCCAACGCGTTTAAGCAACTCTAATGTCTGTTTTTCTACATTTCTTTTCGGACGTTTTTGAACTTTCAAGGGTCCTAATAAAATATTTTCCATC is a window of Helicobacter sp. 12S02232-10 DNA encoding:
- the prfA gene encoding peptide chain release factor 1 is translated as MLVQKLTPIIQRYDEISTLLLDPEIIKDIKKLTTFSKEQSDIEEVTQTAKKYISTLESIKENKLLLEDKELNELAKEELKSLETEKNSLELQIKTLLIPKDPNDNKNIYLELRAGTGGDEAGIFVGDLFRAYCRYSDLKKWKVEIISSSENNFGGYKEIIALIKGGGAYSRLKYEAGTHRVQRVPETESQGRIHTSAITVAIMPEVDDVEITLNPNDLKVEVFRAGGHGGQCVNTTDSAVRITHIPTGISVSMQDEKSQHKNKDKAMKILKARIYEAQLEEQKMQNSETRKSQVGSGDRSERIRTYNYPQNRLTDHRIGVTLYSLEEIMLTGNLDTIIDPLIAHTQSEAMGSIEQ
- the rpsT gene encoding 30S ribosomal protein S20 yields the protein MANHKSAEKRIRQTEKRTERNRYYRTRIKNIIKAVREAVSANDIAKAQESLKVANKELHKFVTKGIIKKNTASRRVSRLNASVKKIAFKVA
- the glmM gene encoding phosphoglucosamine mutase, giving the protein MKIFGTDGVRGRAGVDITPMLVIKLGAAAGLYFRKHSITNKILVGKDTRRSGYMIENALVSALTSVGYDVIQVGPMPTPAVAFLTEDMRCDAGIMISASHNPYEDNGIKFFDRFGYKLGEKAEIEIEKLFYDDALIARSYKTGSEIGSSKRIDDVVGRYIMHLKNSFPKDLNLQGIRVVVDTANGAGYKVAPTVFEELGADVVVINDEPNGYNINAQCGAMHPLALSDEVKRYRADIGFALDGDADRLVVIDNKGNAVDGDKLIGALGIYQQSLGRLSNNKVVATVMSNLALEEYFKEHKIDLIRCNVGDKYVCDEMQKNNVNFGGEQSGHIIFGDYAKTGDGLVSALQVMALMTKSKKKSAEILNPFELYPQKLINLSIEQKKPLESLQGYQEYLKEIQNAGIRHLVRYSGTENKLRILLEGKDKALLEAMIKDLSEFLKEKLC
- the lspA gene encoding signal peptidase II is translated as MLNKQLKKSFLIFGFGFILVFALDQWIKYLILGGLRWESEALSIILVFNRGVAFSMLSFLGDWLKYLQIFLVVLMGFLLIRQREFFIRNDYVFGIIFGAGFSNILDRFIHGGVVDYIYWHYGFEFAVFNFADAMIDVGVGILILKMLLSKTK
- a CDS encoding amino acid ABC transporter ATP-binding protein encodes the protein METLLEVKNLRKFYDKNHIVLNGIDFKIKKSEVVVILGSSGCGKSTFLRCLNGLEEIQGGEIFFDGKIISSPNTNWNLIRQKIGMVFQSYDLFPHMSVMENILLGPLKVQKRPKRNVEKQTLELLKRVGLESKKDAYPKELSGGQKQRVAIVRALCMNPEIMLFDEVTASLDPEMVKEVLEVILELAKEGMSMIIVTHEMKFARAVADRIVFFDQGVVVEENTPEEFFCSPKSERAKKFLDIFDFLGGF
- a CDS encoding cysteine ABC transporter substrate-binding protein; the encoded protein is MKFYKAFSVFGLMLAAALLINACSNSSEKEKDSIAKIKERGVLRVGVFSDKPPFGFVNTQGQYEGFDVYIAKRLAKDLLGDEKKIEFIPVEAAARVEFLKSGKVDIIMANFTKTKEREEVVDFATPYMKVALGVVSKNGKIKNVDELKGKQLIVNKGTTADFYFSKNYPEINLLKYDQNTEAFLALKNGRANALAHDNTLLFAWAKENPGFVVSISSLGDQDVIAPAVKKGDKDLLDWLNEEIKVLTKEGFMKQAYDATLAPIYGTDINPASVIFE